A region of the Plasmodium sp. gorilla clade G2 genome assembly, chromosome: 9 genome:
TGCTAAGGAGCCTTTGAAAAATGAGCGCATTCCTtctctataatatatatttgatacaATTCTAAAAAAGTTAAAACCTTTAGTTTGAAAACATTCAGTTTGAATTCTTGTTTTTATTACATCAAGGGGATTAGTTAATACTGCTGCTATACCCCCACCTATCCCAGCACACACAAAATAAGATGTAATATGATTAAAGGGCTTATTAAAAAagtcatttttataattatctatccatatattttttaaattcatattataattttccttTTCAAAGGGTAAGGATTCTtgtcttattattttatcattaaaatttaatgaaaaatttttattagatGAATTCATTTCTAAtcttttcattatttgatcatataaaagactgttattgttatttttattaatagaaaaaatatcacattctttgttcatattatttgtaatattatcTATCCTATTAATATCACTTCCATTCGAATTTATTCTATTgtcaatattattttctaaattgTTATGcatcattttatttacatcatcacgtattatattatgatcatcattattatatattccttttccCCCATAAAAATTCAcaatatcattattactactaacactttcttcttttacacttttcaatatattatctttgtTTTCTTTAGAACTAATATGCTTCTCCAAACTATTTGAATTGtatatcatattttctttatctatCATTTCATGACTGCATAAGAATGTACCATTTTTAtccatattatatgtatcattttttatatccttaCCAATATTAACTTGATTAGATGTTTTACTATGGTCCTTATCTATAAActtattttccatatttttcttattattttgagTATTTAaaccacatatatattcaaaatatattttcttcattttttcattagtacatatcataataatttgatATGGAATATTCATCAATAAAGTGATAGGTAAACTTAAATATAAGCTCCTTATAccattttgttttaatattttaagtgAATCTTtcgaatttttatttatacctAATTGTATTCTTTGTTTTAATGTATCTATTGGTGTAATAATTAAATCATGTACTAAGGTTGCGAGAAAACCTGATACAGCTATActaaaataattcaaatcatataatttaaaatttgaTTTTTCAGATTTTATATCACTAGATACTGTACTCATATTTccattattcatttttaatgaAGAATTATTTGAAGTCATTCTTGAAAAATACTTTTTACTATATTCAAAggttgaaaaatataatgcaTGGGCAGGTATACAACCTAACACTACAATATTTACACCTTTATACAAatttgataaattatttcttataatacCATTACAATTATTTCGTTTGCTTACTCTATTTATGATATTCTTATTGTTTCCTTTATCCTtgttatctatatttttagaaaaataattataatatctaAAATGAATCGTATTATAATAACCAGGAAAGAATATTGGGtgcataatatttttataaatattattatatcttatTGAATTTACAACATTTctattactatatatattattattactattcatattatttgttaatatgttactatttttattttttatataaggtATACTATATTTAAAAGACGTAAGCTTATTTAAAATCATATTAGTATTTCTtttcaaatttttattataatttcttaaaaaggaatataaataattatttctcAATATTTGGTTCCTCCTAGCATTCATTTGTGTTATACAATCAACATTATTTTCAATTGTTTTACTTTTTAATAACTTTATAAAATTGGAAAAAATATTCCATTCATTTTTTCTACTTTTACATGGCgtcttttttaaaacattatttaaaatataataatgtgaataatttgtatgtttaaataaattcaaataattactcaataatattttgttatcTATTTTatgtgaattattattatataaacactTATTTATcagttttataaaaatgtccCTCATggtattattcttattattattaataggaAGAGAAGGATTTACTAAAATTCTATTCTTAATATTATgacatatattcataatattataatatatatatttaaaattatttacaaaAGGATTATAATCTAaacaatttctttttaagTTATACGAATTTAATGaggtatttattatatatctacCTTTGGTATTACCTATATTTTCATTCCCCATCTTTTTCATCTTTGTTATAACATAtggttcattttttttaatgttatgatatttttcactcattaaatattttctaaGGGCTAATAATCGATGCCTATTATTTTTCACACATTGCATTTTCAtcaaatttttataacaaaCATAATTTCTTTGATACTTCTTATTATATCcattctttaaaatatattttgatcgAATATTCTTACATGATAAAGctatatttttgtttcctTTATTGTTTAAATTGAGGAAGGAAACACTTGAATACAAATGGcgtttcatattttttgcacttatattatttttgatttttcgtatatttttcatttcttctttaatttcactataaaatatttgattatataatgaatggCAATGTTTTTTATGTAGaagatttttaaaataattcattttatttttatttccacATTGCTTTTTACCCTTCCTACCATAAATATTTGGATCGTAAGAATCATTTTGATGAAagacatttttatatttctctttTGATATATGACAAAAGTTATGTATAtcctttttcatatttaatacatttgTTTTTGTTCTACAATAAATAGGATcattattacatttatttgttatataattattaagcAAATTTTGTTGCATTTTCTTATTTACTACATATGTAACATTCCTATATTGTTTCTTATGAAATGGatgagaaaaaatattacgacttttattattattattattattattataattattattatttgttgcgtttattttatattttgccatattttttaatggttcagcaatattattaatatatcttgAATTTTTTGTATGTAAAGCTGCCATAACATTATAACAGTTAGTTTTATACTTACaaacattatttataatacaatTATCACAATTGGTTGATGAGCAAAATTTCCTCTTAAACATTTGCATGTTTCTATGGTTATTCatatctttataatttttatcacaattattattgtgatatatattattattattattaatattattacaattatcatatatcttattatatttcatatgacCATTTGTTtgaaaatatgtttttaatGTATCCAATGGATACATAAAAACGTGTTCCATTAAACCTGCTATACTACCACAAAAAATATGTTGCCACAAGGGAACATCACCTTTATACTCTTCCCATTCTTCCCATATAAAATCAAAAGATTCTATTTCAATATCATCAAACGCATCATTTACTGATAATTCGTTCATATTGTATTGCTCTATATAactatattgtatatatatatatatatatatatatatatatattattttttatatttatatatatttaattagaTTAATATTAGGTAAAATTCTGATGAATCATTTTTCcccaattttattttaatctACATATGcacttttctttttaataacataaacattaattttttaaatatataaattaatattaatatatcatataattacATATGTGCTAATATGTCTCAatatacaaattaaaaaaattaaaatatatacttatataagtattataatatagaataacttttatattttactatatatatatatataatatttatttgctttcaaaataatatatatcatgattagtatacattataaataattcatttcTTTCCGTTTATTTCCATCCTCACTATgtattcttataaatatgtgataatattctaaaaattaattttacatatctatcatttaaattggttatttattaaaaacacaaaaaaaatgaaaataagaaacatataaaaaaataaaaaaaaaataaattcttaataaattatgaataatatacaatttaAATTCAAAgtgaaaaaatatacttattttatataaatcaaaggcctcatatataatatatatttaaaaaaa
Encoded here:
- a CDS encoding mitochondrial carrier protein, putative is translated as MNELSVNDAFDDIEIESFDFIWEEWEEYKGDVPLWQHIFCGSIAGLMEHVFMYPLDTLKTYFQTNGHMKYNKIYDNCNNINNNNNIYHNNNCDKNYKDMNNHRNMQMFKRKFCSSTNCDNCIINNVCKYKTNCYNVMAALHTKNSRYINNIAEPLKNMAKYKINATNNNNYNNNNNNNKSRNIFSHPFHKKQYRNVTYVVNKKMQQNLLNNYITNKCNNDPIYCRTKTNVLNMKKDIHNFCHISKEKYKNVFHQNDSYDPNIYGRKGKKQCGNKNKMNYFKNLLHKKHCHSLYNQIFYSEIKEEMKNIRKIKNNISAKNMKRHLYSSVSFLNLNNKGNKNIALSCKNIRSKYILKNGYNKKYQRNYVCYKNLMKMQCVKNNRHRLLALRKYLMSEKYHNIKKNEPYVITKMKKMGNENIGNTKGRYIINTSLNSYNLKRNCLDYNPFVNNFKYIYYNIMNICHNIKNRILVNPSLPINNNKNNTMRDIFIKLINKCLYNNNSHKIDNKILLSNYLNLFKHTNYSHYYILNNVLKKTPCKSRKNEWNIFSNFIKLLKSKTIENNVDCITQMNARRNQILRNNYLYSFLRNYNKNLKRNTNMILNKLTSFKYSIPYIKNKNSNILTNNMNSNNNIYSNRNVVNSIRYNNIYKNIMHPIFFPGYYNTIHFRYYNYFSKNIDNKDKGNNKNIINRVSKRNNCNGIIRNNLSNLYKGVNIVVLGCIPAHALYFSTFEYSKKYFSRMTSNNSSLKMNNGNMSTVSSDIKSEKSNFKLYDLNYFSIAVSGFLATLVHDLIITPIDTLKQRIQLGINKNSKDSLKILKQNGIRSLYLSLPITLLMNIPYQIIMICTNEKMKKIYFEYICGLNTQNNKKNMENKFIDKDHSKTSNQVNIGKDIKNDTYNMDKNGTFLCSHEMIDKENMIYNSNSLEKHISSKENKDNILKSVKEESVSSNNDIVNFYGGKGIYNNDDHNIIRDDVNKMMHNNLENNIDNRINSNGSDINRIDNITNNMNKECDIFSINKNNNNSLLYDQIMKRLEMNSSNKNFSLNFNDKIIRQESLPFEKENYNMNLKNIWIDNYKNDFFNKPFNHITSYFVCAGIGGGIAAVLTNPLDVIKTRIQTECFQTKGFNFFRIVSNIYYREGMRSFFKGSLARMALCIPASAVSWGTYETMKRFFKINFNTT